The window TCCCTCCCAACTCTCGCCATGACATTACATAATGGCAAAAGCACGAATGCGGGTATAAAGAGGATTACTAACACTTTGTACAATTTAACCGTCCCAATTTTTTTTGAAAGCCAGGGGAATGCAAATAATTGAACAGCGATGGTGCTCACGCCTCGTATGGACATGGCCAGGCCTATTTTGCCGGAAGGAAACGATAGTCCTCCTGACGGGACAGGTGTGAAGCAGAACAAAGGTAGAAGGCCCAGGAAAGAAATGCCttgaagctgaagaagacCGAAGGATGTCATTAGGGCGTTGATATCGGGTGTCAGCAGATCGCGAAAAGATACCGGTACGTCATCCTCTTGGTCATCTATTTGCCCAGGGGGAGTCCATGTGTTATGGTGGTCGGTTGCACCTTCCATTCGTGTGTCACCCTCGTCTGTAGAAGAATAATGCACGGTGGTATGTGGATGAGCATGATGGACTTGAGATCTAGATTGTGATTGGCCTTCGACCTGGATGTCCCTTGTTTTTGGGGGCAGCGTTTCCTCCATCCATATCCAAGCGACCAATCCGCTTATCAAAGGAAAGACTGCAGCGACCAGGCAAGGAAGTAGATAAGGATACCGATCAAAAATGGGGATTGTCTGACCCAACTTGGGAAAACGATCTGTAATCCGTGGAAAGTAGCCCCCTATAGCAGATGCTAAAATGGTACCGATAGCCATTGAAAGGGGGAAGAAAGTGAATGCAATAGATTGATTCGTCTCGTCGCATAGTTCACCGCTACATGTGGTATGAACAAGCGAATAAGTTGGCATCAAACATAGAATGGCGGGACCAAGTAGGAATACTTACATGACGCTTTTGAGTACCGCAACATTACCATTTGCTAGCCCATTGATCATCCTCGTCAAGATCATCATCGGAAATGTCGTGGCAAACCCAAAGAGGACCGAGGAGAGGGCAGCACCAGCGCATCCCTAGCAAGATGTCGTCAATTTCCGCGTCATTATAGTatagaaaaaaaaaggatGACAAACAATAAGCAGGACAGGCTTTCTCCCCCACCTATCGCTCGCTGCTCCCCATTGAAAAACCGTCAGCAGTTCAGCAACGGCAAACATGCTTTCTATCTATGTCAAAAGACGCAATGTTAAGTAAATCGTCCGCTTAGCCGTCGCTGGGGATTACTCACAAGGCCGGCGTAGAATCCAGTCTTCTTAGGGTCGTCCACAACCCCAGTGTCCAGTAGCATTTGATTGATATAGGGAAAGCATGCCATGAAGGCGATTGGCTCCGTCACTCGCACGAAGCATGCAATGAGAAGCTGTAATTTCGGTAAAGGTGTAGTATGCGATTGTTCTAAATTCGTTGATGGATCTTCTTGAccttgaagaagatattCGCTTTCCCTGTTGAGAGCTTTTATTGGCATAATCGAAATAAATGATGATGCGAAGTCGGAACGTGGATAATGGAGGCGAACAATAAAAAAGACGGGGCcaagaatgaagaaggatgaagCGTCGGAATTGAGAACCaatatatatataaatATATGGAGATGGATTTAGAACCATGATGATGTATCCTGCATCATGTCTTTACTTCAAGCAAGCAACAGTACGATGTATGATTATACCGAAAGCACCTCTCTTTTTTGCAGCATTGTATAGGAAAGATGGAGAGCTTTCTCAGGCACCGGCGGTCGGAAGGTATTTCGCCGGTGACTGACCTGCGGTCGTCGGGCTCGGGGTGGGCGCAAACCACGATCTTGAAATGAAATTGCGAGCATGAACTGGTATTGAGTATTAATAGTCGTCGTACGTTTTATTCGCAGACTATACGGACTTGTCGTGACGTTTTTCACCAGTATATCTAATAATAATAGGGCAactttctcttctttccccaGGCAAGTCTTGAGGTTTCTAATTGGGTTATTGGGATTTAAATTCCAATGTGATGGAATGCTAGTAAATGATATACGacgaagagaagaagacaaaaCAAGAGCAGATGCAGCAATTAGTCTCGTTATTTTAAAGGCTGTATATAAAGTCTTACtaaaagagaaaaaagaaaagacGTTTGTTCGCAATGT is drawn from Cryptococcus gattii WM276 chromosome A, complete sequence and contains these coding sequences:
- a CDS encoding uncharacterized protein (Similar to TIGR gene model, INSD accession AAW40953.1): MACFPYINQMLLDTGVVDDPKKTGFYAGLIESMFAVAELLTVFQWGAASDRWGRKPVLLIGCAGAALSSVLFGFATTFPMMILTRMINGLANGNVAVLKSVIGELCDETNQSIAFTFFPLSMAIGTILASAIGGYFPRITDRFPKLGQTIPIFDRYPYLLPCLVAAVFPLISGLVAWIWMEETLPPKTRDIQVEGQSQSRSQVHHAHPHTTVHYSSTDEGDTRMEGATDHHNTWTPPGQIDDQEDDVPVSFRDLLTPDINALMTSFGLLQLQGISFLGLLPLFCFTPVPSGGLSFPSGKIGLAMSIRGVSTIAVQLFAFPWLSKKIGTVKLYKVLVILFIPAFVLLPLCNVMARVGRDVGVWIGLSGSMGLYAAGNMAFACNLIMVNDAAPNRRSLGAINGWSQAVSSLMRAIGPGTSSALFALSVDKHVLNGQLIWIVISALSVVSALAALMLKNDHRKI